In Deferribacter desulfuricans SSM1, the following are encoded in one genomic region:
- a CDS encoding CBS domain-containing protein: MYAKQIMFSPKFVVKPNDKFETVVEKWKDEPCDIPVIDDEGHAVGLITAKQLIRKVLPQYLVNGMLDNVIGFSDLPNFSEKLCELLELKVEDVMKKDFNWAYDDESTLSVALKLINDKKCVRTIVVIDRNKKLVGLLDAWAVVKRMLREINCDLEW; the protein is encoded by the coding sequence ATGTATGCAAAACAGATTATGTTTTCTCCAAAATTTGTTGTAAAACCTAATGATAAGTTTGAAACGGTAGTAGAAAAATGGAAAGATGAACCTTGTGATATACCTGTTATTGATGATGAAGGGCATGCTGTTGGCTTGATTACTGCAAAGCAGTTAATAAGAAAAGTGTTACCTCAATATTTAGTAAATGGTATGTTGGATAATGTAATTGGTTTTTCTGATTTGCCCAATTTTTCAGAAAAACTTTGTGAATTATTGGAGTTGAAAGTTGAAGATGTGATGAAGAAAGATTTTAATTGGGCTTATGATGATGAAAGTACTCTTTCTGTGGCTTTGAAGCTTATTAACGATAAAAAGTGCGTGAGAACTATTGTAGTGATCGATAGAAATAAAAAACTTGTTGGTTTGCTTGATGCATGGGCAGTTGTAAAAAGGATGTTAAGAGAAATAAACTGTGATTTGGAATGGTAA
- a CDS encoding thiazole synthase: MFKNEIVIANRKFRSRLFVGTGKFPNSQVMKEALEASGAEIVTVALRRVDIENPSDDILSHIDREKYLLLPNTSGARDALEAVRLAKIARAAGCEPWVKLEVTPDPYYLLPDPIETFKAAEILVKEGFYVMPYINADPVLAKRLEEIGCVTVMPLGAPIGTNKGIKTEENLKIIIEQSSVPVVVDAGLGAPSHAALAIELGADAVLVNTAIATAKDPVKMAISFKLAVEAACMARDAGMPPVREKAEASSPLTGFLRG, encoded by the coding sequence ATGTTTAAAAATGAGATCGTAATAGCAAATAGAAAATTTAGAAGTAGATTATTTGTAGGTACTGGTAAATTTCCAAATAGTCAGGTGATGAAAGAAGCTTTAGAGGCTTCTGGTGCAGAGATTGTGACTGTTGCTTTAAGAAGGGTGGATATAGAGAACCCTTCAGATGATATCCTTTCACATATTGATAGAGAAAAGTATTTATTACTTCCTAATACATCTGGAGCGAGGGATGCTTTAGAAGCTGTTAGGCTTGCTAAAATAGCAAGAGCAGCAGGTTGTGAGCCATGGGTAAAACTAGAGGTAACTCCTGATCCTTATTATCTTTTACCTGATCCTATAGAAACATTTAAAGCTGCTGAGATTCTTGTAAAAGAAGGTTTTTATGTAATGCCTTATATTAATGCGGACCCAGTTCTTGCAAAAAGATTGGAGGAGATAGGTTGTGTAACAGTTATGCCTCTTGGTGCGCCTATTGGAACAAATAAAGGGATTAAGACTGAAGAGAATTTAAAGATAATTATAGAGCAGAGTTCTGTTCCTGTGGTTGTGGATGCTGGGCTTGGAGCACCAAGTCATGCTGCTTTGGCTATTGAGCTTGGAGCTGATGCAGTTTTGGTAAATACAGCCATTGCTACAGCAAAGGATCCGGTGAAGATGGCTATTTCTTTTAAATTGGCAGTTGAAGCTGCATGTATGGCTAGAGATGCTGGTATGCCGCCTGTTAGAGAAAAAGCTGAAGCTTCCAGCCCTTTGACAGGTTTTTTAAGAGGTTAA
- the thiH gene encoding 2-iminoacetate synthase ThiH, with amino-acid sequence MSFYDIYKEYNWEEIKDFIYSRRENDVIDILFKENLSVEDFATLLSPAAEKFLEDMAQKAHKITVMRFGKTIKLYAPLYLSNVCQNACTYCGFNVFHKIPRITLKKDEIEREAKAVADTGIKHILLLTGEAPNVATLEYLKEAVSICNKYFSSIGIEIYPLDINGYKELIDVGVDYLTIYQETYNRETYDKIHPKGKKKDLLWRLETPERGAIAGMRTVGIGALMGLEDFRVDEFFVGLHAKYLMKKYWKTHITVSFPRMRKAPGVDTPFVEVSDKNLVQSMLAMRIFLHDVGIVISTREPANLRDNLIPLGVTQMSAGSKTEPGGYSLKEDENAEQFHIEDNRSVDEIINVIRSKGYDPVLKDWDRAFVIA; translated from the coding sequence ATGAGTTTTTATGATATATACAAAGAATACAACTGGGAAGAAATAAAGGATTTTATTTATAGCCGAAGGGAAAATGATGTAATAGATATATTGTTTAAGGAAAATCTATCAGTAGAGGATTTTGCTACGCTTTTATCACCAGCTGCAGAAAAGTTTTTAGAAGATATGGCTCAAAAAGCTCATAAAATTACTGTGATGCGATTTGGAAAAACGATTAAACTCTATGCTCCTCTTTATCTTTCAAATGTGTGCCAAAATGCTTGTACTTACTGTGGTTTTAATGTCTTTCACAAAATACCAAGAATCACCTTAAAGAAAGATGAGATAGAAAGGGAAGCAAAAGCAGTGGCTGATACTGGGATAAAACACATTTTATTGTTGACTGGTGAAGCTCCGAATGTAGCAACCCTTGAGTATCTTAAAGAAGCTGTTTCAATATGTAATAAATATTTTTCATCAATAGGGATAGAGATTTATCCATTGGATATAAATGGTTATAAAGAGCTGATAGATGTAGGGGTGGATTATCTTACAATTTATCAAGAAACATATAACAGAGAAACTTATGATAAAATACATCCAAAAGGGAAAAAGAAAGATTTATTATGGAGACTTGAAACGCCTGAAAGAGGTGCCATAGCTGGGATGAGGACAGTTGGGATTGGAGCTTTGATGGGGTTAGAGGATTTTAGAGTGGATGAATTTTTTGTTGGTCTTCATGCTAAGTACTTGATGAAAAAGTATTGGAAAACGCATATTACAGTTTCTTTTCCAAGAATGAGGAAGGCTCCAGGTGTAGATACACCCTTTGTAGAGGTTAGCGATAAAAATCTTGTGCAGTCTATGCTTGCGATGAGGATATTCTTACACGATGTGGGGATAGTAATTTCAACAAGGGAACCTGCAAATTTGAGAGATAACTTAATACCTCTTGGTGTTACCCAAATGAGTGCAGGTTCTAAAACAGAGCCTGGTGGATATTCGCTCAAAGAAGATGAAAACGCTGAACAGTTTCACATTGAGGATAATAGATCTGTAGATGAGATTATAAATGTCATTAGATCAAAAGGGTATGACCCAGTCTTGAAGGATTGGGATAGAGCTTTTGTGATTGCATGA